The window GCGGCGTGCAAGGCGGAGCCCATCTACTCCGCGAAGGCCACGTTCCGCTGGGACCTGTCCGACTCCGTCGCCGCCGTCGGCGAGGTCTACTACACGTACGACACCAACCGGACCACGTTCCGGGACGACGTGACGGGTGTGGCGCAGCCGAGCTTCGAGCGCCCGCACGCGCTGGGCTTCAACACGATGCTCCAGGCGCGCTTCTAGTCCACCGCCCTGCCCCACCGGGGCAGCCAGAAGGACTCCGCGGCCCGGCCTCTCCTCGTGGGAGGCCGGGCCGTCGTGCGTCAGACGGTCGTCATCCGCACCACCTCGTCGAAGGCGGTGAAGCCCTGGGCCAGCTTGCGCACGGCGGCCTCGCGCAGCGTCCGCATGCCGGAGCGCCGGGCCGCGTCCACCATCTGCGAATAGGGGGCCTCGCGGGCGATGAGGTCTCTCAGCTCGCCCGCGCTGGTGACGATTTCGAAGACGCCCGTGCGGCCCACGAAGCCGGTGCCACGGCAACGCACGCACCCTGCCCCCTTGAGCAGGCGCACACCACCGGGCAGCAGCGGCAGGGGCGCCTGGAGCGCGAGCAGCTCATCCGGTGTCAGCGTCGTCTCCTGCGCGCAATGACTGCACACCCGGCGCAGCAGCCGCTGCGCCATGACGCCCAGGAGGCTCTGCGCCAGGAGGAAGGACGGCACGCCCAAATCCCGCATGCGCGCCACCGCGCCCAGCGCGTCGTTGGTGTGCAGCGTGGACAGCACCAGGTGGCCGGTGAGCGCGGATTGAATCGCGTTCTCCGCCGTCTCCGGGTCGCGAATCTCGCCCACCATGATGACGTCCGGGTCCTGGCGGAGGATGTGGCGCAGCGCTCCGGCGAAGTCGAGCCCCACCTTGGGCTGCACCTGCACCTGGTTGAAGGCGTCCCACACCATTTCGATGGGGTCTTCGATGGTGGTGACGTTGACGTCCGGGCCCGCCAGCGCCTTGAGCGCGGAGTAGAGCGTCGTCGTCTTCCCGCTGCCCGTGGGGCCCGTGACGAGGATGAGGCCGTGTGGCTGGTCAATCCAGGACTCGAAGGCGCTCTTCTCGTCGGGCTCGAAGCCGAGCTGGGCGATGTCCTGCACCAGCGTCTCCGGGTCGAAGATGCGGATGACCACCTTCTCGCCGAACGCGGTGGGCAGCGTGGACACGCGGAGTTCGACCTCGCGGCCGTCGCGCTCCGTCTTGATGCGGCCGTCCTGCGGCTTGCGGCGCTCGGAGATGTCGATGCGCGCCAGCATCTTCACGCGCGAGACGATGGGCGGATGCACCGGCGCCGGCAGCGTGTGCACCGGGTGCAGCACGCCGTCGATGCGCAGACGCACCACGCTGGTGGTGCGCTTGGGTTCAATGTGGATGTCCGAGGCGCGATTGTCGAACGCGTAGCGCAGCAGGTAGTCCACCGCCTGCACCACGGGCCGGTCCGACGCCTCCAACTCCTGGGTGCCGCTGAGCGAGACGAGCTGCTCGAAGTTGGCGACCTGGGCTCCGGCGGCGGCGCTGAAGTCGTCGGCGGCGCGCGCCAGCGTCTTCTTGAAGCCGTAGATGTCGCTGATGGACTTGAGGATGTCCGCCTTCGCGCTGAGGACGGGCTCCACCGGCAGCCCCGTCAGGCGGTGGAAGCTTTCGAAGAGTTCCCGGTCGAAAGGGTTGGCCACCGCCACCAGCAGCCGGCCCTGCGGGGTGCGCTCCAGGGGAAGCAGCACGTGCTTCTGCGCGTAGGGCCTGGACACGGTGCGCGTGGCCAGCGCCATGTCGAGCTTGAGCGGGTCAATCTTCCGGTAGGTCATGCCGGCGGCGCGCGCGGCAGCCTCCGTGACGCGGTCCTCGTCCAGCACGCCTCGGCCGTTGGACAGCGGCACCTGGAACGCCGCCACGATTTCCACCGGAGATACGTCGTACCGCGCGGCCTCCTTGCTGCCCCCCGTGGCCCCCTGGTGGGCCTTGAGCACCCGGGCGCGCGCGGCGCCCTCGCGGGCCAGCACCTCCTGGGCCTGCTGGGGTTGCAGCAGCCCCTGGGCAACGAGCGCCTCCAGCACGAACAGCGTGGTGAAGTCATCCCGGCTCTTCGGAGCAGTGCCACCCACGCCGCTCACTGGCTGTACCAAGCGCGTCTCCTTTCACCCCGGCCACCCGCCGGAGTGCGACCCCGAAGCGTACCAGACGGACTCCGGCACACGGTGGTGCACCGAGCGGAAAACACCCCTGCGCCCCCCGCTCCACCAGCCAGGCATGGAGCCGCTGTCAGGCACGTCGTGCGGCCGTGCGGGCACGGCGCCGCGCCACCGTCAGTGCACGGTGCTCGTCACCGCGAGCACGGCGGCATCCACCAGGGACTCTGGCGTCGGCCGCTCCGCGACGGCCGCCGCGGGCACGCCCAGCCGCTCCAGGGCGGACGCCGTCGTCGGACCGATTGCCACCACCCGAGCGGTGGCCAGGCGCTCGCGTCCGGCCTCTTCCACGAAGGCCTCGGCCGTGCGCGGCGAAGCGAAGAGCACGACGTCCGGCGGTGAGGCATCCAGTAAGGCCAGCGACTCCGGTGGCAGGGGCGCGGGCGTGGCGCGATACGCCGTCACCCGCGTCACCAGGAGGCCGTACTCTCTCAGCCCGTCTTCCAGCTCACGCCGGCCTTCCTCGGCGGCGGGAAGCAGGACTTCGTCACCCGGTTGCAGCGCATCCTTGATGAGGTTGAGCAGGGCCGCGCCCGTGCCCTCGGAAGGTTCGGCCACCACGACCAGGCCGTAGCCCTCCGCGGCGCGCG is drawn from Myxococcus xanthus and contains these coding sequences:
- a CDS encoding GspE/PulE family protein translates to MVQPVSGVGGTAPKSRDDFTTLFVLEALVAQGLLQPQQAQEVLAREGAARARVLKAHQGATGGSKEAARYDVSPVEIVAAFQVPLSNGRGVLDEDRVTEAAARAAGMTYRKIDPLKLDMALATRTVSRPYAQKHVLLPLERTPQGRLLVAVANPFDRELFESFHRLTGLPVEPVLSAKADILKSISDIYGFKKTLARAADDFSAAAGAQVANFEQLVSLSGTQELEASDRPVVQAVDYLLRYAFDNRASDIHIEPKRTTSVVRLRIDGVLHPVHTLPAPVHPPIVSRVKMLARIDISERRKPQDGRIKTERDGREVELRVSTLPTAFGEKVVIRIFDPETLVQDIAQLGFEPDEKSAFESWIDQPHGLILVTGPTGSGKTTTLYSALKALAGPDVNVTTIEDPIEMVWDAFNQVQVQPKVGLDFAGALRHILRQDPDVIMVGEIRDPETAENAIQSALTGHLVLSTLHTNDALGAVARMRDLGVPSFLLAQSLLGVMAQRLLRRVCSHCAQETTLTPDELLALQAPLPLLPGGVRLLKGAGCVRCRGTGFVGRTGVFEIVTSAGELRDLIAREAPYSQMVDAARRSGMRTLREAAVRKLAQGFTAFDEVVRMTTV
- a CDS encoding uroporphyrinogen-III synthase — its product is MERRLEGKRVLVTRPRERAEELCFLLEDEGAEVLSVPLLELHPPEDPRPLASAAEHIQRYTWVVFASPTGVDALMEALREAGTQDRIQRVKVATVGPRTTRAAEGYGLVVVAEPSEGTGAALLNLIKDALQPGDEVLLPAAEEGRRELEDGLREYGLLVTRVTAYRATPAPLPPESLALLDASPPDVVLFASPRTAEAFVEEAGRERLATARVVAIGPTTASALERLGVPAAAVAERPTPESLVDAAVLAVTSTVH